The Mus caroli chromosome 1, CAROLI_EIJ_v1.1, whole genome shotgun sequence genome has a window encoding:
- the Slc19a2 gene encoding thiamine transporter 1 isoform X1, which translates to MDVPARVSRRAAAAAARMLLRTARVPRECWFLPTALLCAYGFFANLRPSEPFLTPYLLGPDKNLTERQVYNEIYPVWTYSYLLLLFPVFLATDYLRYKPVILLQGLSLIVTWFMLLYAQGLLAIQFLEFFYGIATATEIAYYSYIYTVVDLGMYQKVTSYCRSATLVGFTVGSVLGQILVSVVGWSLFSLNVISLTCVSVAFAVAWFLPMPQKSLFFHHIPSSCHGVNGLKVQNGGIVTDTPAANHLPGWEDIESKIPLNLDEPPVEEPEEPKPDRLRVFRVLWNDFLMCYSSRPLLCWSVWWALSTCGYFQVVNYAQGLWEKVMPSQNADIYNGGVEAVSTLLGASAVFAVGYIKLSWSTWGEMTLFLCSLLIAAAVYVMDTVQSIWVCYASYVVFRIIYMVLITIATFQIAANLSMERYALVFGVNTFIALALQTLLTLIVVDARGLGLCITTQFLIYASYFAAISVVFLANGIVSIIKKCRKREDPSSSPQAPTS; encoded by the exons ATGGACGTGCCAGCCAGGGTGTCCCGacgagcggcggcggcggcggccagGATGCTTCTGCGTACTGCCCGCGTCCCTCGCGAGTGCTGGTTCCTGCCGACCGCGCTGCTCTGCGCCTACGGCTTCTTCGCAAACCTCCGGCCGTCGGAGCCGTTCCTCACGCCCTACCTTCTGGGACCCGACAAGAACTTGACCGAGAGACAG GTCTACAATGAAATTTATCCGGTGTGGACATACTCTTACTTGCTGCTGCTATTTCCCGTGTTCCTTGCCACAGACTACCTCCGGTACAAGCCTGTCATCCTGCTGCAGGGACTCAGCCTTATTGTGACATGGTTCATGCTGCTCTATGCCCAGGGACTGCTGGCCATTCAGTTCTTGGAATTCTTCTACGGCATCGCCACAGCCACCGAAATCGCCTACTACTCCTATATCTACACTGTGGTGGACCTGGGCATGTATCAGAAAGTCACAAGCTACTGTAGAAGTGCCACCTTGGTGGGCTTTACAGTGGGCTCCGTCCTAGGGCAGATCCTCGTCTCCGTGGTGGGCTGGTCACTGTTCAGCTTGAACGTCATCTCCCTCACCTGCGTTTCTGTGGCTTTTGCTGTGGCCTGGTTTCTGCCTATGCCACAGAAGAGCCTCTTCTTTCACCACATTCCTTCCTCCTGTCATGGAGTGAACGGCCTCAAGGTACAAAATGGTGGCATCGTTACTGATACCCCAGCAGCTAACCATCTTCCTGGATGGGAGGACATTGAGTCAAAAATCCCTCTAAATTTAGATGAGCCTCCGGTGGAAGAACCG GAGGAGCCCAAGCCAGACCGGCTGCGGGTATTCAGAGTCCTGTGGAATGACTTCCTGATGTGTTATTCCTCCCGCCCTCTGCTCTGCTGGTCCGTGTGGTGGGCCCTGTCCACCTGCGGCTATTTCCAAGTGGTGAACTATGCGCAGGGATTGTGGGAGAAGGTGATGCCTTCTCAGAATGCTGACATCTACAATGGCGGTGTAGAGGCCGTTTCAACCTTGCTGG gtGCTAGTGCTGTGTTTGCAGTTGGCTATATAAAGCTATCTTGGTCAACTTGGGGAGAAATGACGTTGTTCCTGTGTTCTCTCCTGATTGCTGCTGCAGTGTATGTCATGGACACTGTGCAGAGCATCTGGGTGTGCTATGCATCCTATGTTGTCTTCAGAATCATCTACATGGTACTCATCACCATAGCAAC ttttcAGATTGCTGCGAACCTCAGCATGGAACGTTACGCCCTTGTGTTCGGCGTGAACACCTTCATTGCCCTGGCATTGCAGACTCTGCTCACTCTGATTGTTGTGGATGCCAGGGGCCTTGGCTTATGTATTACCACTCAG TTCCTGATTTACGCCAGTTACTTCGCAGCCATCTCTGTGGTTTTCCTGGCTAATGGCATAGTCAGTATTATAAAGAAATGCAGAAAGCGAGAAGATCCCAGCTCCAGCCCCCAAGCCCCCACGTCCTAA
- the Slc19a2 gene encoding thiamine transporter 1 isoform X2, whose protein sequence is MDVPARVSRRAAAAAARMLLRTARVPRECWFLPTALLCAYGFFANLRPSEPFLTPYLLGPDKNLTERQVYNEIYPVWTYSYLLLLFPVFLATDYLRYKPVILLQGLSLIVTWFMLLYAQGLLAIQFLEFFYGIATATEIAYYSYIYTVVDLGMYQKVTSYCRSATLVGFTVGSVLGQILVSVVGWSLFSLNVISLTCVSVAFAVAWFLPMPQKSLFFHHIPSSCHGVNGLKEEPKPDRLRVFRVLWNDFLMCYSSRPLLCWSVWWALSTCGYFQVVNYAQGLWEKVMPSQNADIYNGGVEAVSTLLGASAVFAVGYIKLSWSTWGEMTLFLCSLLIAAAVYVMDTVQSIWVCYASYVVFRIIYMVLITIATFQIAANLSMERYALVFGVNTFIALALQTLLTLIVVDARGLGLCITTQFLIYASYFAAISVVFLANGIVSIIKKCRKREDPSSSPQAPTS, encoded by the exons ATGGACGTGCCAGCCAGGGTGTCCCGacgagcggcggcggcggcggccagGATGCTTCTGCGTACTGCCCGCGTCCCTCGCGAGTGCTGGTTCCTGCCGACCGCGCTGCTCTGCGCCTACGGCTTCTTCGCAAACCTCCGGCCGTCGGAGCCGTTCCTCACGCCCTACCTTCTGGGACCCGACAAGAACTTGACCGAGAGACAG GTCTACAATGAAATTTATCCGGTGTGGACATACTCTTACTTGCTGCTGCTATTTCCCGTGTTCCTTGCCACAGACTACCTCCGGTACAAGCCTGTCATCCTGCTGCAGGGACTCAGCCTTATTGTGACATGGTTCATGCTGCTCTATGCCCAGGGACTGCTGGCCATTCAGTTCTTGGAATTCTTCTACGGCATCGCCACAGCCACCGAAATCGCCTACTACTCCTATATCTACACTGTGGTGGACCTGGGCATGTATCAGAAAGTCACAAGCTACTGTAGAAGTGCCACCTTGGTGGGCTTTACAGTGGGCTCCGTCCTAGGGCAGATCCTCGTCTCCGTGGTGGGCTGGTCACTGTTCAGCTTGAACGTCATCTCCCTCACCTGCGTTTCTGTGGCTTTTGCTGTGGCCTGGTTTCTGCCTATGCCACAGAAGAGCCTCTTCTTTCACCACATTCCTTCCTCCTGTCATGGAGTGAACGGCCTCAAG GAGGAGCCCAAGCCAGACCGGCTGCGGGTATTCAGAGTCCTGTGGAATGACTTCCTGATGTGTTATTCCTCCCGCCCTCTGCTCTGCTGGTCCGTGTGGTGGGCCCTGTCCACCTGCGGCTATTTCCAAGTGGTGAACTATGCGCAGGGATTGTGGGAGAAGGTGATGCCTTCTCAGAATGCTGACATCTACAATGGCGGTGTAGAGGCCGTTTCAACCTTGCTGG gtGCTAGTGCTGTGTTTGCAGTTGGCTATATAAAGCTATCTTGGTCAACTTGGGGAGAAATGACGTTGTTCCTGTGTTCTCTCCTGATTGCTGCTGCAGTGTATGTCATGGACACTGTGCAGAGCATCTGGGTGTGCTATGCATCCTATGTTGTCTTCAGAATCATCTACATGGTACTCATCACCATAGCAAC ttttcAGATTGCTGCGAACCTCAGCATGGAACGTTACGCCCTTGTGTTCGGCGTGAACACCTTCATTGCCCTGGCATTGCAGACTCTGCTCACTCTGATTGTTGTGGATGCCAGGGGCCTTGGCTTATGTATTACCACTCAG TTCCTGATTTACGCCAGTTACTTCGCAGCCATCTCTGTGGTTTTCCTGGCTAATGGCATAGTCAGTATTATAAAGAAATGCAGAAAGCGAGAAGATCCCAGCTCCAGCCCCCAAGCCCCCACGTCCTAA